One genomic segment of Carassius carassius chromosome 21, fCarCar2.1, whole genome shotgun sequence includes these proteins:
- the LOC132097644 gene encoding cytospin-A — MKKAGRAVGNKAASGGGKGDAVTAGTSAGKSAVKSPTTAPLSKVKSNDDLLAAMAGSSAGTNSSVAKGKKSTSSNSTSCGTNTNNPDTKTKTTSGTSGKRTSSTASKESNSSRDLLRNSRNSNSKKQSSAGASDRAQPRHSRGLAQTSDSQSRMSKSKSDGQLSDKVALEAKVKNLLGLAKSKDVEILQLRGELRDMRVQLGLPEEDEEDERPPEKEATAVITAADVESTLLLLQEQNQAIRGELNLLKNENRMLKDRLNALGFSLEQRLDGAEKTFGFPSTSPELSSSGGGGGHEDCATAASSVEGSAPGSMEDLLTGGQRSGSTDNLDSESSEVYQAVTSSDDALDAPSGCGSSSSSESEGGAPTGRNSSRKGSSGNTSEVSVACLTERIHQMEENQHSTAEELQATLQELADLQQITQELNGENERLGEEKVLLMDSLCQQSDKLEHCGRQIEYFRSLLDEHGVAYSVDEDIKSGRYLELEQRYVDLAENARFEREQLLGVQQHLSNTLKMAEQDNAEAQNVIAALKERNHHMERLLDVERQERAGMAAVLEDCKAAVNNDQAELSRCRASLEQERQKVAELYSIHNAGDKSDIHQLLEGVRLDKEEAETKATKLQDDLGHARNEVACLQDTLNKLDAEYRDFQNEVQKELAEQKRALEKQREDLQEKETEIGDMKETIFELEDEVEQHRAVKLHDNLIISDLENSMKKLQDQKHDMEREIKILHRKLREESAEWRQFQADLQTAVVIANDIKSEAQEEIGDLRRRLQEAQEKNEKLSKELDEVKNHKQDEERGRVYNYMNAVERDLAALRQGMGLSRRPSTSSEPSPTVKTLIKSFDSASQGPGANATAVVAAAVAAAASTNSNTPLPRTPLSPSPMKTPPAAAVSPIQRQSITGSMAAAKPLSSLTDKRPSYTDISMPAEHLLRAANGSRPASALQRVSSMDTSKTITVSRRSSEEAKRDISAPDGGPASSLMAMGSAAPPLSLSSSPTASVNPTARSRLREERKDPLSALAREYGGSKRNALLRWCQKKTEGYQNIDITNFSSSWNDGLAFCAVLHTYLPAHIPYQELNSQDKRRNFTLAFQAAESVGIKSTLDINDMVHTERPDWQSVMTYVTSIYKYFET; from the exons ATGAAGAAGGCAGGCAGGGCAGTGGGGAATAAGGCAGCAAGTGGAGGAGGTAAAGGTGACGCAGTGACAGCTGGAACCTCTGCTGGCAAAAGCGCAGTTAAGAGCCCTACCACAGCTCCGCTCTCCAAG GTCAAAAGCAATGATGACCTTCTAGCTGCTATGGCTGGGAGCAGTGCAGGGACAAACAGCAGTGTTGCCAAGGGCAAGAAATCAACCTCTTCTAACTCAACATCCTGCGGAACAAACACTAACAACCCTGACACAAAGACCAAGACCACCTCcg GCACATCTGGCAAACGGACATCATCCACCGCCTCCAAGGAGTCAAACTCCTCACGAGATCTTTTGCGAAACTCCAGAAACTCCAACAGTAAGAAGCAGTCATCTGCTGGTGCTTCTGATCGAGCCCAGCCCAGGCATTCACGTGGACTGGCCCAAACCTCAGACTCACAGAGCCGCATGAGCAAATCAAAGTCTGACGGACAGCTAAGTGATAAAGTGGCCCTGGAGGCCAAAGTCAAAAATCTGTTAGGTCTGGCCAAGAGCAAAGACGTGGAAATCCTGCAGCTACGGGGTGAGCTGAGGGACATGAGGGTTCAGCTGGGACTGCCTGAG gaagatgaggaggatgaGAGGCCACCAGAGAAGGAGGCGACTGCAGTGATCACAGCTGCAGATGTGGAGTCAACATtgctgctcctgcaggagcagaacCAGGCCATCCGTGGAGAGCTCAACCTGCTTAAGAATGAAAACCGCATGCTAAAGGACCGCCTCAATGCTCTTGGCTTTTCCCTGGAGCAAAGGCTGGATGGGGCTGAGAAAACCTTTGGCTTTCCCTCCACCAGTCCTGAACTTTCCTCCTCTGGAGGTGGTGGAGGTCATGAAGACTGTGCTACTGCGGCCTCCTCTGTGGAGGGATCAGCACCAGGCTCTATGGAGGACCTCCTTACGGGAGGCCAGCGAAGTGGCTCAACGGACAACCTGGACAGCGAGTCCAGTGAGGTCTACCAAGCGGTGACCTCCAGCGACGATGCTTTGGACGCTCCCTCAGGCTGCGGCTCCTCGTCATCCTCTGAGTCTGAAGGTGGCGCTCCGACAGGTCGAAATTCCTCTCGTAAGGGGAGCAGTGGAAACACCAGCGAGGTGTCAGTGGCGTGCCTTACAGAGCGCATCCACCAGATGGAGGAAAACCAACACAGCACTGCTGAGGAGCTCCAAGCGACTCTACAGGAACTGGCTGACCTGCAACAGATCACGCAGGAGCTCAATGGTGAAAATGAACGCCTGGGAGAGGAAAAGGTCCTGCTTATGGACTCCCTCTGCCAACAGAGTGACAAACTGGAGCACTGTGGCCGTCAGATCGAGTACTTCCGCTCACTTCTGGATGAGCACGGTGTGGCCTACTCGGTGGACGAAGACATCAAGAGTGGCCGATACCTGGAGCTGGAGCAACGCTATGTGGATCTTGCGGAAAATGCTCGCTTTGAGCGTGAGCAGCTGTTAGGTGTGCAGCAACATTTGAGCAATACTCTAAAGATGGCTGAGCAGGATAATGCCGAGGCTCAGAATGTGATCGCAGCACTGAAAGAGCGCAACCATCACATGGAGCGACTTCTAGACGTGGAAAGGCAAGAGCGGGCAGGCATGGCGGCAGTTCTGGAGGACTGTAAAGCTGCGGTCAATAATGACCAGGCTGAGCTGAGCCGCTGTCGCGCGTCACTTGAGCAGGAGAGGCAAAAGGTTGCTGAGCTTTACTCCATCCACAATGCCGGGGATAAGAGTGACATCCACCAGCTCCTGGAGGGGGTTAGGCTAGACAAGGAAGAAGCTGAAACCAAAGCCACCAAACTCCAGGATGATTTGGGCCATGCTCGCAATGAGGTGGCATGTCTGCAGGACACCCTCAACAAG CTGGATGCCGAGTACAGGGACTTCCAGAACGAGGTGCAGAAAGAATTAGCTGAGCAAAAGAGGGCTCTAGAAAAGCAACGTGAGGACCTGCAGGAGAAAGAGACGGAGATCGGAGACATGAAGGAGACCATCTTTGAGCTGGAAGATGAAGTGGAGCAGCACCGAGCCGTCAAACTTCACGATAACCTCATCATCAGCGACCTAGAGA ATTCGATGAAAAAGCTTCAGGATCAGAAGCATGACatggagagagagataaagatacTGCACCGCAAACTCAGG GAAGAGTCGGCAGAGTGGCGTCAGTTCCAGGCAGATCTGCAGACTGCTGTAGTCATTGCTAATGACATCAAGTCAGAGGCTCAAGAGGAGATCGGTGACCTACGCCGCCGCCTGCAAGAAGCGCAAGAAAAGAACGAGAAGCTGAGCAAAGAACTAGATGAAGTTAAAAACCACAA GCAAGATGAGGAGCGTGGACGTGTATATAACTACATGAACGCTGTTGAGAGGGACCTGGCTGCGCTGAGGCAGGGCATGGGACTGAGTCGACGCCCCTCTACATCCTCCGAGCCGTCACCCACAGTTAAAACCCTTATCAAAAGCTTTGACAGTGCCTCACAGG GTCCGGGAGCTAATGCTACTGCAGTCGTCGCTGCTGCAGTCGCAGCTGCTGCAAGCACAAACAGCAACACCCCTTTACCTCGCACACCTCTCAGTCCCAGCCCTATGAAGAccccgcctgctgctgctgtctcCCCCATACAG AGACAGTCCATCACTGGCTCTATGGCTGCTGCGAAGCCCCTGTCCTCCCTTACAGACAAAAGACCCAGTTACACAGACATCAGTATGCCAG CTGAGCATCTACTAAGAGCAGCCAATGGCAGTCGTCCCGCTTCAGCTCTTCAGAGAGTCTCAAGCATGGACACATCAAAGACTATCACAG TGTCTCGAAGAAGCAGTGAAGAGGCGAAGAGAGATATCAGTGCTCCTGATGGAGGCCCAGCTTCCTCTCTGATGGCCATGGGTTCTGCTGCACCTCCTCTATCCCTGTCCTCTTCCCCCACAGCCTCTGTCAACCCCACAGCGCGCAGCCGCCTTCG agAGGAGCGAAAAGACCCGCTGTCAGCTTTGGCTCGTGAATATGGTGGTTCTAAAAGAaatgcactgctgaggtggtgtcAGAAGAAAACCGAGGGTTATCAG